In a genomic window of Sutcliffiella sp. FSL R7-0096:
- a CDS encoding DUF2768 domain-containing protein: MSPALMKMWISFVAMGFMFISVLTVYFTRFKIKNSIVRGILNTIAFLLIVLAGLIIFYVVFSGPVPEQ, translated from the coding sequence ATGTCACCTGCATTGATGAAGATGTGGATTTCATTTGTAGCAATGGGATTCATGTTTATATCCGTTTTAACCGTTTATTTTACTAGATTCAAGATTAAGAACTCCATCGTAAGAGGAATACTGAACACGATTGCTTTTTTATTAATCGTCCTTGCTGGACTTATTATTTTCTATGTAGTGTTCAGCGGTCCGGTCCCGGAACAATAA